The proteins below are encoded in one region of bacterium:
- the sat gene encoding sulfate adenylyltransferase (ATP sulfurylase; ATPS; converts ATP and sulfate to 5'phosphosulfate and pyrophosphate; in some organisms this enzyme is involved in the incorporation of inorganic sulfate while in others it is involved in the production of ATP in the reverse direction; the enzyme from Thermus thermophilus is dimeric and binds a zinc ion that is coordinated by cysteine and histidine residues that are not found in all related proteins but is found in some thermophilic organisms) has product IPAGSLEIEMLPIDWTFWCYKCGGMISMRTCPHGKEDLLFLSGTALRKGLSEGGEIPAEFSRPEVLAILKEYYAGIDAANRVEVKLHDAATGKGTDKKK; this is encoded by the coding sequence ATCCCCGCGGGCTCGCTCGAGATCGAGATGCTGCCCATCGACTGGACATTTTGGTGCTACAAGTGCGGCGGCATGATCTCCATGCGCACCTGCCCCCACGGCAAGGAAGACCTCCTGTTCCTCTCCGGCACCGCCCTGCGCAAGGGCCTCAGCGAGGGCGGCGAGATCCCGGCCGAGTTCTCGCGGCCCGAGGTGCTGGCGATCCTGAAGGAGTACTACGCGGGGATCGACGCCGCGAACCGCGTCGAGGTCAAGCTGCACGACGCGGCCACCGGCAAGGGGACCGACAAGAAGAAGTGA
- a CDS encoding nuclear transport factor 2 family protein: MSSIHRPLVAVLLAALLVPAIVAADEAPVDVAALEAELRAAETDFAKSMADRDLAAFTSFLAEDAVFFGGRGIMRGREAVAAGWARFFEGDEAPFAWAPLDVAVLAAGDLGLSSGPVTAPDGSPAGFFTSTWRRTVAGRWEIVLDRGCPPCAE, from the coding sequence ATGTCGTCGATCCACCGTCCGCTCGTCGCGGTGTTGCTCGCGGCCCTGCTCGTGCCGGCCATCGTGGCGGCCGACGAAGCTCCGGTCGACGTTGCGGCGCTGGAGGCCGAGCTGCGCGCCGCCGAGACGGACTTCGCCAAGTCGATGGCCGACCGCGACCTCGCGGCCTTCACGTCGTTCCTGGCCGAGGACGCGGTTTTCTTCGGGGGCCGGGGGATCATGCGCGGGCGCGAGGCGGTCGCGGCCGGGTGGGCGCGCTTCTTCGAGGGGGACGAGGCACCCTTCGCCTGGGCGCCCCTGGACGTGGCGGTGCTCGCTGCGGGGGATCTTGGCCTGTCGAGCGGCCCGGTCACCGCGCCCGACGGCTCGCCGGCCGGCTTCTTCACCTCGACCTGGCGGCGCACGGTCGCCGGCCGCTGGGAGATCGTGCTGGACCGCGGGTGCCCGCCCTGCGCCGAGTAG
- a CDS encoding superoxide dismutase: MVHVLPDLKYAKNALAPHISAETLEFHHDKHHAAYVANLNNLIPGTEFEKLSLEDIIRRAPAGGVFNNAAQVWNHTFYFDGMGPKVGDAPSGALAAAIDKAFGSFAAFKEQFGKAAVGNFGSGWTWLAKAGDGGLEIVSTSNAGSLITSDKKPVLTIDVWEHAYYIDTRNARPKYVENWWNVVDWNVAAKHFGG; encoded by the coding sequence ATGGTCCACGTCCTGCCCGATCTGAAGTACGCGAAGAACGCGCTCGCCCCGCACATCTCGGCCGAGACGCTCGAATTCCACCACGACAAGCACCACGCGGCCTACGTCGCCAACCTGAACAACCTGATCCCGGGCACGGAGTTCGAGAAGCTGTCGCTCGAGGACATCATCCGCCGGGCCCCGGCCGGCGGCGTGTTCAACAACGCGGCCCAGGTCTGGAACCACACGTTCTACTTCGACGGCATGGGCCCCAAGGTCGGCGACGCGCCGTCCGGCGCCCTGGCCGCGGCCATCGACAAGGCCTTCGGCTCCTTCGCGGCGTTCAAGGAGCAGTTCGGCAAGGCGGCCGTCGGCAACTTCGGGTCGGGCTGGACGTGGCTGGCGAAGGCCGGGGACGGCGGGCTGGAGATCGTGAGCACGAGCAACGCCGGCTCGCTGATCACGTCCGACAAGAAGCCCGTGCTGACCATCGACGTCTGGGAGCACGCCTACTACATCGACACGCGCAACGCGCGGCCCAAGTACGTCGAGAACTGGTGGAACGTCGTGGACTGGAACGTCGCGGCGAAGCACTTCGGCGGTTGA